The genomic region AGACATCTTCGAGACTAGGAGATTGATAGGTTGGGGGTGTAAGAGTAGCAATGCTTTTAGCTGACCAATACTAATATGTCGAAGTCTTAACCTTTAAATACTACTATATAGTTTCAAGTGTTCAAAATAACACAAAATATTGATTGGTAACTATGGCTACGAGGGTACACCCAGTAACATTCCGAACCTGGAAGTTAAGCTCGTAAACGTCGAAAGTACTTGGGGGGCAGCCCCCTGGGAGGATAGAAAGTTGCCAATCTTTTTTTATTACTTAAATTAAGGAGACATAATTTAATGAAAAATAATATTGATAATTTTACTTCTTTTTCTCAAGAGGTTTGGCATAAACTATTAAATAAAGGTACTATGGTTGATGTAACTGTTGATTTTATATATATTGTATTGAAAGTTATACTGTGTCTTTTAATATATTATTTTGGAAATAAAATTTTTAAAAAGATTTTACATATGTTTCATGAAACTAGTAATTATAAAAGTTTAGATGAATCTTTAAAAAGTTTTATGTCATCAGTTTCAAATCTAGGAATTAATATAATTTTAATAACAAGTTGTTTAATAATATTAGGAGTTAAAGAGAGTAGTTTAATTGCATTTCTAGGAACAATAGGAATAGGAATAGGCTTAGCTTTAAAAGACAACCTTTCAAATTTTGCAGGGGGAATAATAATACTTCTGTTTAAAACATATAAAGTTGGAGATGAAGTAGAAATAGCAGATCATATGGGATATGTAAAAGCTATAGATATATTTTGTACCTCTGTAAGAACTCATAATAATGATTTAGTTTTAATTCCTAATGGAAAAATTGTAAGTGATAAAATAATAAATTATACAAAAACACCAACGAGAAGATTAAAATTTATAGTTTCTATAGGATACGATGATAATATAGATTTAGCTAGAAAGGTTTTAGAAGAGATGTTAAGTAACAATCCTCTTGTTTTAAAAGATCCTAAAGTTTATACCCATGTGGATGAATATGCAGATAGCTCAATAAATATAGCTTTAAAGGGATGGTGTATAAACGAAAATTATTGGACAATATATAAACAAACATTAAATGAAATAAAACCTACTTTAGATAAATATAATATAAATATTCCTTATCCACAAATGGATGTATTTATAAAAAATAAATAAAAAAAAACCTCTAAGGATTATTGAAGAATAGTCCTATTAGAGGTTTTTTTAGTATAAACTTTGCTGAACCATATTTTGTATATCTACTAATTCTACAGTTCCTTGATGTTTTAAATGTTTAGCTAAATCTTTTATTAAGATATCTAAATGGGAAAAATATTCATCTAAGGAATTGTATGTATTTTGTTCTAAAGCTTTTAATTGTATTAATCTTTTAAGTGTGGCTTCTAAAGTACTATAAAAACCTATATCACTCCAAAGATTATTTGAATTCATTTGCAAAATCCATTGAAGACCGTCGTTTTTAATTCTGAAAACATTGTCTATATTGATAATCATTGGTTCCTCCTATTTATTATTTTCTTTATCCGGTGGTAATAATGCATGAACTGTTACAGTTATAAATATACCAAATATAGTTGTCAGCACTCTATTAATAGCCCAGAAATATGGGTCTCTTCCATTCATATTTACAATTATTCCTAAATATACAATACAAGCAATGGTACAAGAACTAGGTTTATTTAAAAGTTTAATACAACCTAAAATTACAAAGCCAATGCCGATACCTGTATAAAAAGCTTGAACAAATCTTGTAGGTTCCCCATGAATAATTAAAATGGAAAAAACTAAGCCAATGAAACCTCCCCAAGAAGTTCCAATTGTTCTAGATATTCCAGATTTTAAACTACTTCCTGGACTACTTTGAGAACAAGAAACTGATGCAATAGCAGCATAAAAAGAATTTTCATGAAGATAGACATTTAATATTAAGACACATAAAAAGACTGAAACAGCAGTTTTGAAATTTTTATTTCCTAGATAATCACTATTAAAAGGCAAGCGCATTGATTTAACCTCCAAAATTATCTTTAAAATTATTATGTTTTACATAGATTATTATACCATATTTCCTCCTTCCTTTTTAGTATGAAATATGGTAAAATATTAGCTGCCTCTTACTAGTGTAAGAGGTTTTTTTATAAATTTTTTTATGAGGTCGATGGTATGTTTAAAGTACACGAAGAAAAAGATGGATTTAGATATTATAACCAGAAAAAAGAATTTTTTTCAACTAAAAATGTTGTTGCCATAGGAATTGGAGCAGCATTATATAGTGTTTTATCAGCTATAATGATACCTATAGGACCTAACACATCCTTTAGAATAGCAGTTGCATTATTGACAATATTTGGAGTAATTTTTGGACCTATGGTGGGATTCTTTGTAGGATTTGTAGGCCATGCTTTAAATGATATGATAATGTGGGGAAGCGTGTGGTTTAGTTGGGTATTTTTATCAGCAGTAATAGGATTATTTGCTGGATTTATAAATAATGATAAAAGTTTTAATTTAGAATCAGGAAAGATTACGAAAAAGCATATATTTAAAATGTATATTTATGCTATACTAGGAATGATTTTTGCAGGATTAGCAGCATATGTCGGAGATGTTTATTTTTATGGTGAACCTCCTAAAAAAGTTTGGATTCAAATAGCTTTAGCTACTTTTACAAACTTTATAGTAACTGCAAGTTTGGGAATACCAATTATTTTAGCAATAGGAAAAAGCAGAAGAAAACATTCAAATTTAAAGTTAGAAAATTAAGGAGAAGTAATGGAGAGTATAATAAAGTTTGAAAATTTTAGTTTCAAATATATGAATCAATCTCATCCAACGTTAAAAAATATAAATTTAGAAATAAAAAAAGGTGAAAAAGTTTTAATAGCAGGACCAAGTGGAAGTGGAAAATCTACTTTAGGAAACTGCTTAAATGGAATAGTTCCTTTTTCAAAAGATGGTGGATTTAAGGGGACTTTAAAAATTAAAGATATTGAACCATACGAAAGAAGTATTTTTGAAATTAGTAATTATGTGGGAACAGTTTTACAAGATCAAGATGGACAGTTTGTAGGACTAACTGTTGGAGAAGATGTGGCATTTATTGATGAAAATAATTGTGTATCTAGGGAAAAAATCCATGAAGATGTAGATGTAGCCTTGGATTTAGTAAAGATGAAAGATATAAGAAATAAAAGTCCTCAAGAATTATCTGGTGGACAAAAGCAAAGTGTATCTTTAGCAGGTATAATGAGAAGTCCAGCTGAAATTTTATTATTTGATGAACCCTTAGCAAATCTTGATCCTGAAAGTGGAAGACGAGCTATGAAACTTATCAGTGATATTCATGAAAAGACAGGGAAAACAATTATAATAATAGAACATAGGATAGAAGATGTTTTAGAAGAAGATTTTCATAGAGTAGTAATTATTAATGAAGGAGAAATAGTAGCAAATGATTCTCCAGAAAACTTATTTAAAAAAGATATTTTTAGAAAGAATGGATTGAGAGAACCTCTATATATTGAAGCATTAAAATATGCAGGAGTAGATATAAAAAATAGTAATATTTATCCTTTGGAAAAAAGTGTAAATGAAGAAAATAAGAATAAAGTAAAAGAATGGTGTTTGAAATATAAAGAACATTCAAAAGAAATAAAAAAAGATATTTTATCCATTGAAAATATAAGTTTTTCTTATGATAAGAAAAAAGAGTTATTAAAAAATATAGATTTTTCTTTAAAAGAAGGAGAAATTTTAGCTCTATTAGGAAATAATGGAGCTGGGAAATCTACTCTGTCTAAAGTTATCACAGGAATAGAAAAAGAGAAAAAGGGTGATATTAAACTTTTTGGAGAAAGTCTTAAAAAAGTTGGTATTAGAAAAAGAGGAGAAACCATAGGATATGTTATGCAAAATCCTAATCATATGATAACTCAGGAAACTTTATTAGAGGAAGTAAAATTTGGATTAAAAATTAGAGAAATTGATAATATTGATGAGAAAGCAAAGGAAGCTTTGAGAATTTGTGGACTTTATGAATATAGAAATTGGCCTGTTACTT from Cetobacterium ceti harbors:
- a CDS encoding mechanosensitive ion channel family protein; the protein is MKNNIDNFTSFSQEVWHKLLNKGTMVDVTVDFIYIVLKVILCLLIYYFGNKIFKKILHMFHETSNYKSLDESLKSFMSSVSNLGINIILITSCLIILGVKESSLIAFLGTIGIGIGLALKDNLSNFAGGIIILLFKTYKVGDEVEIADHMGYVKAIDIFCTSVRTHNNDLVLIPNGKIVSDKIINYTKTPTRRLKFIVSIGYDDNIDLARKVLEEMLSNNPLVLKDPKVYTHVDEYADSSINIALKGWCINENYWTIYKQTLNEIKPTLDKYNINIPYPQMDVFIKNK
- a CDS encoding FUSC family protein encodes the protein MRLPFNSDYLGNKNFKTAVSVFLCVLILNVYLHENSFYAAIASVSCSQSSPGSSLKSGISRTIGTSWGGFIGLVFSILIIHGEPTRFVQAFYTGIGIGFVILGCIKLLNKPSSCTIACIVYLGIIVNMNGRDPYFWAINRVLTTIFGIFITVTVHALLPPDKENNK
- a CDS encoding ECF-type riboflavin transporter substrate-binding protein, translated to MFKVHEEKDGFRYYNQKKEFFSTKNVVAIGIGAALYSVLSAIMIPIGPNTSFRIAVALLTIFGVIFGPMVGFFVGFVGHALNDMIMWGSVWFSWVFLSAVIGLFAGFINNDKSFNLESGKITKKHIFKMYIYAILGMIFAGLAAYVGDVYFYGEPPKKVWIQIALATFTNFIVTASLGIPIILAIGKSRRKHSNLKLEN
- a CDS encoding ABC transporter ATP-binding protein; amino-acid sequence: MESIIKFENFSFKYMNQSHPTLKNINLEIKKGEKVLIAGPSGSGKSTLGNCLNGIVPFSKDGGFKGTLKIKDIEPYERSIFEISNYVGTVLQDQDGQFVGLTVGEDVAFIDENNCVSREKIHEDVDVALDLVKMKDIRNKSPQELSGGQKQSVSLAGIMRSPAEILLFDEPLANLDPESGRRAMKLISDIHEKTGKTIIIIEHRIEDVLEEDFHRVVIINEGEIVANDSPENLFKKDIFRKNGLREPLYIEALKYAGVDIKNSNIYPLEKSVNEENKNKVKEWCLKYKEHSKEIKKDILSIENISFSYDKKKELLKNIDFSLKEGEILALLGNNGAGKSTLSKVITGIEKEKKGDIKLFGESLKKVGIRKRGETIGYVMQNPNHMITQETLLEEVKFGLKIREIDNIDEKAKEALRICGLYEYRNWPVTSLSYGQKKRLTIAAILALNPKILILDEPTAGQDFRHYREFMNFIKSVANRGVGIILITHDMHLALEYCDRAIVLCQGELIGNEKPSIILSDEALMKKANLKETSLSKLGKCLGISPEDVMNTFIEFESFEVKNNG